In Nocardia asteroides, a single genomic region encodes these proteins:
- a CDS encoding DUF3592 domain-containing protein: protein MGTLLETVIGISGIIAGVAVPILVLSRVWQVVERVRLLVLGHRATAVVHSYDEYPVGEDRYHFTVTVAFVTEAGQRRVVELLDAVSLRPRMDSRMTIVYRPDDPDFAAASNLVGAVLTVLSAPFFLLLAATVTPMFASMLVDVDIAPMWYLDMR, encoded by the coding sequence GTGGGGACGCTGCTCGAAACGGTGATAGGCATCAGTGGGATCATCGCCGGCGTCGCCGTGCCGATCCTGGTGCTCAGCAGGGTCTGGCAGGTCGTGGAGCGGGTGCGCCTGCTGGTGCTGGGGCATCGGGCCACCGCTGTTGTCCACAGCTACGATGAGTACCCAGTCGGTGAGGACCGGTATCACTTCACTGTGACGGTCGCCTTCGTCACCGAGGCCGGTCAGCGACGCGTCGTCGAGTTGCTGGACGCGGTGAGTCTCCGGCCTCGGATGGACAGCCGGATGACCATCGTCTACCGGCCGGACGACCCCGATTTCGCCGCCGCGTCGAACCTCGTCGGGGCTGTCCTTACCGTGCTCTCCGCTCCGTTCTTCCTGCTCCTCGCAGCCACGGTCACGCCGATGTTCGCCTCGATGCTTGTCGACGTGGACATCGCGCCGATGTGGTATCTCGATATGCGCTGA
- a CDS encoding SanA/YdcF family protein, which yields MGAVSALAVAVLVASSVGWIRWRGAGDDHSVASVPAADVAILFGAQIYEERGVPSPYLAARLDIGRELLAAGKVKALLVTGDNSTPDHDEPTVMRDYLVRGGVPERKVALDYAGFDTYQSCVRAKEIFGVTSAIVVTQDFSMPRTIALCRTAGIETEGVADTGQPRNGIWWKCWMRDQLAAGKAALAMITRPDPMFLGNRETSVRDAMNAP from the coding sequence GTGGGAGCGGTATCGGCGCTGGCGGTAGCCGTGCTGGTGGCGAGTTCGGTGGGGTGGATCCGGTGGCGCGGGGCCGGGGACGACCACTCGGTCGCGTCGGTGCCCGCGGCGGATGTGGCGATTCTGTTCGGGGCGCAGATCTACGAGGAGCGCGGGGTGCCGTCGCCGTACCTGGCGGCGCGGCTGGATATCGGGCGCGAACTGCTGGCGGCGGGGAAGGTGAAGGCGCTGCTGGTCACCGGGGACAACAGCACGCCGGATCACGACGAGCCGACCGTCATGCGGGACTACCTGGTGCGCGGCGGGGTGCCGGAGCGCAAGGTCGCGCTGGACTACGCGGGGTTCGACACGTACCAGTCCTGCGTGCGGGCGAAGGAGATCTTCGGGGTCACCAGCGCGATCGTGGTGACGCAGGACTTCAGCATGCCGCGCACGATCGCGCTGTGCCGGACGGCGGGGATCGAGACCGAGGGGGTCGCCGACACCGGGCAGCCGCGGAACGGGATCTGGTGGAAGTGCTGGATGCGCGATCAGCTGGCCGCCGGGAAGGCGGCGCTGGCGATGATCACGCGGCCCGACCCGATGTTCCTCGGCAACCGGGAGACGAGTGTGCGGGACGCGATGAACGCTCCGTAG
- a CDS encoding GAF and ANTAR domain-containing protein codes for MEETWREEPAEPRSGPTGSGGEELWRGIGTVCASAVRLTGTDGAAVAVLSAASQARELVYATDALAQQIDELQFTVGEGPCVEAYHHDRRELWPDLSAGAAGARWPAFSADALALGVRAVFAFPVPGAQGAVGVLELYRSTTGALSADEQESAGACADVVGAALRGEWERRIRAAGGVQGAVEAAVARGAGVADGYSRTVVFNAAGMVAVQLAVSPDEALARLRAYAYANGRSISEVAADIVARTLNMRDQRDSDGGQ; via the coding sequence GTGGAGGAAACCTGGCGTGAGGAGCCTGCCGAACCGCGGTCCGGCCCGACCGGCAGCGGTGGCGAGGAGCTGTGGCGCGGGATCGGCACCGTGTGCGCCTCGGCGGTGCGGCTGACCGGGACCGACGGCGCCGCGGTCGCCGTGCTCAGCGCCGCCTCGCAGGCGCGGGAGCTGGTGTACGCGACCGACGCGCTGGCTCAGCAGATCGACGAGCTGCAGTTCACGGTCGGGGAGGGGCCGTGTGTGGAGGCCTACCACCACGATCGCAGGGAGCTGTGGCCGGATCTGAGCGCGGGGGCGGCCGGGGCGCGGTGGCCCGCCTTCAGCGCCGACGCGCTCGCCCTCGGGGTGCGGGCGGTGTTCGCGTTCCCGGTGCCGGGCGCGCAGGGCGCGGTCGGGGTGCTGGAGTTGTACCGCAGCACGACCGGTGCGCTCTCGGCGGACGAGCAGGAGTCGGCCGGGGCGTGCGCGGACGTGGTCGGCGCGGCGCTGCGCGGGGAGTGGGAGCGCCGCATCCGGGCGGCCGGTGGGGTGCAGGGCGCGGTGGAGGCCGCGGTCGCCCGCGGCGCGGGCGTGGCCGACGGATACTCCAGGACCGTGGTGTTCAACGCCGCGGGCATGGTCGCGGTGCAGCTGGCGGTCTCGCCGGACGAGGCGCTGGCGCGGTTGCGGGCCTACGCCTACGCCAACGGGCGATCGATCAGCGAGGTAGCCGCCGATATCGTTGCGCGCACGCTGAACATGCGCGACCAGCGGGACAGCGATGGAGGACAGTGA
- the mnmA gene encoding tRNA 2-thiouridine(34) synthase MnmA, giving the protein MRVLAAMSGGVDSAVAAARAVDAGHDVVGVHLALSATPGTLRTGSRGCCSKEDAGDARRAADVLGIPFYVWDFADRFKEDVIDDFVASYAAGETPNPCLRCNEKIKFAALADRAVALGFDAVATGHYARLADGVLRRAVDADKDQSYVLAVLTAEQLSRAMFPVGDTPKPEIRAEAAARGLAVADKPDSHDICFIPSGDTRAFLGARIGVRPGAVVDADGRRLAEHDGVHGFTIGQRKGLGLPGPGPDGKPRYVTGIDPDSGEVRVGSAEELRVWTVRAERAIWTSGAAPDGAIDCVVQVRAHGGTAPAVAEATDSGLTVRLREPLTGVARGQAAVLYRPDGAGDEVIGSGTIAGTDSTAPLAGAR; this is encoded by the coding sequence ATGCGGGTTCTCGCCGCGATGAGCGGCGGTGTCGACTCCGCGGTGGCGGCGGCGCGCGCCGTCGACGCCGGGCACGACGTCGTCGGGGTGCACCTGGCGCTCTCGGCCACGCCGGGGACGCTGCGCACCGGGTCGAGGGGCTGCTGCTCGAAGGAGGACGCCGGTGATGCGCGCCGCGCCGCCGACGTGCTCGGGATTCCGTTCTACGTCTGGGATTTCGCGGACCGGTTCAAGGAGGACGTGATCGACGACTTCGTCGCCTCCTACGCCGCGGGCGAGACGCCGAACCCCTGTCTGCGCTGCAACGAGAAGATCAAGTTCGCGGCGCTGGCCGATCGCGCGGTCGCGCTGGGCTTCGACGCCGTCGCCACCGGGCACTACGCGCGGCTGGCGGACGGGGTGCTGCGCCGTGCCGTCGATGCCGACAAGGACCAGTCCTACGTGCTCGCGGTGCTCACCGCAGAGCAGCTGAGCCGGGCCATGTTCCCGGTCGGCGACACCCCGAAGCCGGAGATCCGCGCCGAGGCCGCCGCGCGCGGGCTCGCCGTCGCGGACAAGCCGGACAGCCACGACATCTGCTTCATTCCGTCCGGCGATACCAGGGCGTTTCTCGGGGCGAGGATCGGTGTGCGGCCCGGCGCCGTCGTCGACGCCGACGGGCGGAGGCTCGCCGAGCACGACGGGGTGCACGGGTTCACCATCGGGCAGCGCAAGGGGCTCGGCTTGCCCGGGCCGGGGCCGGACGGGAAGCCGCGGTACGTCACCGGGATCGACCCGGACTCCGGTGAGGTCAGGGTGGGCTCTGCCGAGGAGTTGCGGGTGTGGACGGTCCGTGCCGAGCGGGCGATCTGGACCTCGGGGGCCGCGCCCGACGGTGCCATCGACTGCGTCGTGCAGGTGCGCGCGCACGGCGGGACGGCACCCGCGGTGGCCGAGGCGACCGACTCCGGGCTCACCGTGCGGCTGCGCGAGCCGCTGACGGGTGTGGCGCGCGGGCAGGCCGCGGTGCTCTACCGGCCGGACGGCGCCGGTGACGAGGTCATCGGCAGCGGGACCATCGCGGGGACCGACAGCACCGCGCCGCTGGCAGGCGCCCGGTGA
- a CDS encoding DUF5994 family protein yields the protein MAPSPAPASRFAQHPDPSGYVDATWWPRSGDLGTELPELITALQPASWPISRVVYDPAAWSPAPPHLVVNGGTVRLDPYTFELPETMYVYGADGIVLVVLVVPAATR from the coding sequence ATGGCGCCGTCACCTGCACCCGCGTCCCGTTTCGCCCAGCATCCGGACCCGAGCGGCTATGTCGATGCCACCTGGTGGCCGCGCTCCGGCGACCTCGGCACGGAACTCCCCGAGCTGATCACCGCGCTGCAGCCCGCGTCATGGCCGATCTCGCGGGTCGTCTACGACCCGGCGGCCTGGTCGCCCGCGCCGCCGCACCTGGTGGTGAACGGCGGCACCGTCCGGCTGGATCCGTACACCTTCGAGCTGCCCGAGACCATGTACGTCTACGGAGCCGACGGCATCGTCCTCGTGGTGCTGGTCGTTCCCGCCGCTACCCGCTGA
- a CDS encoding LVIVD repeat-containing protein gives MTSRMRDRVCRAGAAGVALALMVVAAPSAAGPPAVGGVQHIGAITDTAVGKAECGPGSAPETGMQGDVPAADRDSRRSTLGYSCNITRVGGYAGRGGGITSASFEHCVYVGSLFPGNLAGPAQGVQVLDVSDPREPVLSTTLTEPAMLAGTWETLKVNTTRKLLVGAGVPLLTGAGLLSVYDISDCAHPRLLNPGPGTDPAQLLSIVAHEGGFSPDGNTYWASGTVPGVLSAVDLRDPAIPRVVWQGMPGRSTHGVGLSDDGNRLYLADNMGGLYVLDTSAVQRRDPNPQVPVLSRMTWSDGWATQHAIPVTYDGHRYLFTVDEAGSGGVKLIDVADDTRPRIVNTIKLEINLPQHQDSALASSSGGSLFGYDAHYCTADRPANPTALACGWVSSGIRVFDVRDPFAVREIAYYNPPARTGRNTELWNSPHALASIIGVPLLQAPAVITALNEGNFDPAEALSSRTGMIGFGDLSTDWCFSGPNWHGNQLWTGCSDNTFLALDIDPAVYTPPADQLSTPGS, from the coding sequence ATGACTTCGAGAATGCGCGATCGGGTATGCCGTGCCGGAGCGGCCGGAGTGGCTCTGGCCCTGATGGTGGTGGCGGCGCCATCGGCGGCCGGGCCGCCCGCGGTGGGCGGCGTGCAGCACATCGGCGCGATCACCGACACCGCGGTCGGGAAGGCCGAGTGCGGCCCCGGCTCCGCGCCGGAGACCGGGATGCAGGGCGATGTGCCCGCGGCGGACCGGGATTCGCGGCGCAGCACGCTCGGCTACAGCTGCAACATCACCCGGGTCGGCGGCTACGCCGGGCGGGGCGGCGGAATCACCTCGGCGAGCTTCGAGCACTGCGTCTACGTCGGCAGTCTCTTCCCGGGCAACCTGGCGGGCCCGGCCCAGGGCGTGCAGGTGCTCGACGTCTCCGACCCGCGCGAGCCGGTGCTGTCGACCACTTTGACCGAGCCGGCCATGCTGGCCGGGACCTGGGAGACGTTGAAGGTCAACACGACGCGCAAACTGCTGGTCGGGGCCGGTGTCCCGCTGCTCACCGGTGCCGGGCTGCTCTCGGTCTACGACATCTCCGACTGCGCGCACCCCCGGCTGCTCAATCCGGGGCCGGGCACCGACCCGGCCCAGCTGCTGTCGATCGTCGCGCACGAGGGCGGTTTCTCGCCCGACGGCAACACCTACTGGGCCTCGGGTACCGTTCCCGGCGTGCTCAGCGCGGTCGATCTGCGCGACCCGGCCATCCCGCGGGTGGTCTGGCAGGGAATGCCGGGACGGTCGACGCACGGCGTCGGGCTCAGCGACGACGGCAACCGCCTCTATCTCGCCGACAACATGGGCGGGCTGTACGTGCTCGACACCAGCGCGGTCCAGCGGCGCGACCCGAATCCCCAGGTGCCGGTGTTGTCCCGGATGACCTGGAGCGACGGCTGGGCCACCCAGCACGCCATCCCGGTCACCTACGACGGGCATCGCTACCTGTTCACCGTCGACGAGGCCGGCTCCGGCGGCGTGAAGCTCATCGACGTCGCCGACGACACCCGCCCCCGGATCGTCAACACGATCAAGCTCGAGATCAACCTGCCGCAGCACCAGGACAGCGCCCTCGCCTCCAGCTCCGGCGGCAGCCTGTTCGGCTACGACGCCCACTACTGCACCGCCGACCGCCCCGCGAACCCGACCGCGCTCGCCTGCGGCTGGGTCTCCTCCGGCATCCGGGTCTTCGATGTGCGCGACCCGTTCGCCGTGCGCGAGATCGCCTACTACAACCCGCCCGCCCGAACCGGGCGCAACACCGAGCTGTGGAACTCCCCGCACGCACTGGCGTCGATCATCGGCGTGCCGCTACTGCAGGCGCCCGCGGTGATCACCGCGCTGAACGAAGGCAATTTCGATCCCGCCGAAGCGCTCAGCTCGCGCACCGGGATGATCGGCTTCGGCGACCTCTCCACCGACTGGTGCTTCTCCGGCCCGAACTGGCACGGCAACCAGCTCTGGACCGGCTGCTCGGACAACACCTTCCTGGCCCTCGACATCGACCCCGCCGTCTACACCCCGCCCGCCGACCAGCTCTCCACCCCCGGCTCATGA
- a CDS encoding YybH family protein gives MRQRVIDTVSAMTAALERGDIDTVMSFYLDDAVVAFEPGASAFGEQQLRAGFAAFAAVRPDFRYDSGHEVMVAGDIAVHIAPWTMTGTAPDGTPIAQQGLSVATLRRQADDSWKIALDNPFGAHLIP, from the coding sequence ATGCGACAGCGCGTGATCGACACCGTCTCCGCGATGACCGCCGCCCTCGAACGCGGCGACATCGACACCGTCATGTCCTTCTACCTGGACGACGCCGTCGTGGCGTTCGAGCCCGGCGCATCGGCATTCGGTGAGCAGCAGTTGCGGGCCGGTTTCGCGGCCTTCGCCGCGGTGCGGCCCGACTTCCGGTACGACAGCGGCCACGAGGTCATGGTCGCCGGTGACATCGCCGTGCACATCGCCCCCTGGACGATGACCGGCACCGCTCCCGACGGCACCCCCATCGCCCAGCAGGGGCTGTCGGTGGCAACCCTGCGCCGACAGGCCGACGACAGCTGGAAAATCGCGCTCGACAACCCCTTCGGCGCGCACCTCATCCCCTGA
- a CDS encoding TetR/AcrR family transcriptional regulator, with the protein MAAPRRVNRGPAAAAGNRAAVLSAARAVFGLHGPSAPMSLIWTTADVSPGVLYRHFPDRESLAHAVIEQNVEALEKIAARPDCTLDDLLAAVLDQLVECSAFVDARRPGDHHDPGHAATALRFRALLEEKLGTGHTFRPGTTAGELVLAVGLVSALLTKTAAPLRRTVAADAWQLLTIGLRDTGAASAPLAPEG; encoded by the coding sequence GTGGCAGCACCCCGACGCGTCAACAGAGGGCCCGCGGCAGCAGCGGGCAATCGGGCGGCCGTCCTCTCCGCCGCCAGGGCCGTGTTCGGTCTGCACGGCCCGTCGGCCCCGATGTCACTGATCTGGACCACCGCCGATGTCAGCCCCGGCGTGCTGTACCGGCACTTCCCGGACCGGGAAAGTTTGGCGCACGCGGTCATCGAGCAGAACGTCGAAGCGCTGGAGAAGATCGCCGCCCGCCCGGACTGCACGCTCGACGACCTGCTCGCCGCCGTGCTCGACCAGCTCGTCGAGTGCTCCGCCTTCGTCGACGCCCGCCGCCCCGGTGACCACCACGACCCCGGGCATGCCGCCACCGCGCTGCGCTTCCGCGCCCTGCTCGAGGAGAAGCTCGGCACCGGCCACACCTTCCGGCCCGGCACCACCGCCGGCGAACTCGTGCTCGCGGTCGGACTCGTCTCCGCCCTCCTCACCAAAACCGCCGCCCCCCTGCGCCGCACCGTCGCCGCCGACGCCTGGCAGCTGCTGACCATCGGGCTGCGCGACACCGGTGCCGCCTCCGCACCGCTCGCCCCCGAAGGCTGA
- a CDS encoding cysteine desulfurase family protein: MSACPGTSSRMAPKTVYLDHAATTPMYPAALEAMTAALGQVGNASSLHGSGRAARRMLEEARESIAADLGARPSEVIFTSGGTESDNLAIKGIFWARRDAEPRRRRILVGATEHHAVLDVVEWLERHEGAEVTWLAADHEGFVTPAVLRAALAEHADEVALVTLMWANNEVGTIAPIAELAAVAREFDVPLHSDAVQAAAQLPIDTGAAGLAAASFAGHKVGGPHGVGVLLLGRQVPCVPLLHGGGHERDLRSGTSDIPGAVGLAAALRQTVAELPARTKELRELRDALIDGVRAVDPEAVLNGPAGELRLPGNAHFTFPGCEGDSLLMLLDAAGIECSTGSACTAGVAGPSHVLVAMGVEPWQARCSLRFSLGHTSTEDDVRTLLTVLPGVVERARAAGLTSAKGAY; encoded by the coding sequence ATGTCGGCTTGCCCGGGCACCTCCTCGCGGATGGCACCCAAGACGGTCTACCTCGATCACGCGGCAACCACCCCGATGTACCCCGCCGCCCTCGAGGCGATGACGGCTGCGCTTGGGCAGGTCGGCAACGCCTCCTCGCTGCACGGATCGGGCAGGGCGGCGCGCCGGATGCTGGAGGAGGCGCGCGAGTCGATCGCGGCGGATCTGGGCGCCCGGCCGTCCGAGGTGATCTTCACCTCGGGGGGTACCGAGAGCGACAATCTGGCGATCAAGGGCATCTTCTGGGCGCGGCGCGATGCCGAGCCGCGGCGCCGCCGGATCCTGGTCGGCGCCACCGAGCACCACGCGGTGCTGGACGTGGTGGAGTGGCTGGAGCGGCACGAGGGCGCCGAGGTCACCTGGCTGGCCGCGGACCACGAGGGGTTCGTGACGCCCGCGGTGCTGCGGGCGGCGCTGGCGGAGCACGCTGACGAGGTCGCGCTGGTCACGCTGATGTGGGCGAACAACGAGGTGGGGACGATCGCCCCGATCGCGGAGCTGGCGGCGGTGGCGCGGGAGTTCGACGTGCCGCTGCACAGCGACGCGGTGCAGGCGGCGGCGCAGCTGCCGATCGATACCGGCGCGGCGGGGCTGGCCGCGGCGAGCTTTGCCGGGCACAAGGTCGGCGGGCCGCACGGGGTCGGCGTGCTGCTGCTCGGCAGGCAGGTGCCGTGCGTTCCGCTGCTGCACGGCGGCGGGCACGAGCGCGATCTGCGCTCCGGCACCTCGGATATCCCCGGCGCGGTGGGGCTGGCGGCGGCGCTGCGGCAGACCGTCGCGGAGCTACCCGCGCGCACCAAGGAGCTGCGCGAGCTGCGCGACGCCCTGATCGATGGGGTGCGCGCGGTCGACCCGGAGGCGGTGCTCAACGGCCCGGCCGGTGAGCTGCGGCTGCCGGGCAACGCGCACTTCACCTTCCCCGGCTGCGAGGGCGATTCGCTGCTCATGCTGCTGGACGCGGCCGGTATCGAGTGCTCCACCGGCTCCGCCTGCACGGCCGGGGTCGCCGGGCCGAGCCACGTGCTTGTCGCCATGGGGGTCGAGCCGTGGCAGGCGCGCTGTTCGCTGCGCTTCTCGCTGGGCCACACCTCCACCGAGGACGATGTGCGGACGCTGCTCACGGTGTTGCCGGGGGTGGTTGAGCGGGCCAGGGCGGCCGGGCTCACGAGCGCGAAGGGAGCGTACTGA
- a CDS encoding N(5)-(carboxyethyl)ornithine synthase — protein MKQLTIGVVATSRKEDEHRLAIHPAHFDRIDPGLRARVFLEHGYGDRFGYPDEQLAPLVGGFGTRAELFAERDVLLLPKPVADDLATMRPGQIVWGWPHCVQDERITQVAVDRGLTLIAWEAMQHWTKEGNFSVHVFHKNNELAGYCSVLHALQLRGTSGDYGRRMRAAVISFGATARGAVRALSALGISDVTVFTQRSVSAVASPFASVRMQHFQRDPADPSRILALKAPEPGPLAQVLAQYDVVVNCMLQDTDEPLLFVRNDDLKLFARGTLFIDVSCDAGMGFEWARPTSFAEPMFTVGADLYNYGVDHSPSFLWNSATWENSEALLEYLPIVLAGPDAWDGSETIRRAIEIREGRIQNLRILSFQGRAAAYPYAVV, from the coding sequence GTGAAGCAACTAACGATCGGTGTAGTTGCGACCTCCCGCAAAGAGGACGAGCACCGGTTGGCGATCCATCCCGCACACTTCGATCGGATCGACCCGGGGCTGCGCGCCCGCGTCTTCCTCGAGCACGGCTACGGCGACCGGTTCGGCTACCCGGACGAGCAGCTGGCGCCGCTGGTCGGCGGTTTCGGGACGCGCGCGGAACTGTTCGCCGAGCGCGATGTGCTGCTGCTCCCGAAGCCGGTGGCCGACGATCTGGCGACCATGCGGCCGGGGCAGATCGTGTGGGGCTGGCCGCACTGCGTGCAGGACGAGCGGATCACCCAGGTGGCCGTCGACCGCGGCCTGACCCTGATCGCCTGGGAGGCGATGCAGCACTGGACGAAGGAGGGCAACTTCAGCGTCCACGTCTTCCACAAGAACAACGAGCTGGCGGGGTACTGCTCGGTGCTGCACGCGCTGCAGCTGCGGGGCACCAGCGGCGACTACGGGCGGCGGATGCGCGCGGCCGTGATCAGCTTCGGGGCTACCGCGCGCGGCGCGGTCCGGGCGCTCTCGGCGCTCGGGATCAGCGATGTCACGGTGTTCACGCAGCGCAGCGTCTCCGCGGTCGCCTCGCCGTTCGCCTCGGTGCGGATGCAGCATTTCCAGCGGGATCCGGCCGATCCCAGCCGAATCCTGGCGCTGAAGGCTCCGGAACCCGGCCCGCTGGCGCAGGTGCTCGCCCAGTACGACGTCGTCGTGAACTGCATGTTGCAGGACACCGACGAGCCGCTGCTGTTCGTGCGCAACGACGATCTGAAGCTGTTCGCGCGCGGCACCCTCTTCATCGACGTCTCCTGCGACGCGGGCATGGGCTTCGAGTGGGCCCGCCCGACCTCGTTCGCGGAGCCGATGTTCACCGTCGGCGCCGACCTGTACAACTACGGCGTCGACCACAGCCCCTCGTTCCTGTGGAACTCGGCCACCTGGGAGAACTCCGAGGCGCTACTGGAGTACCTGCCGATCGTGCTGGCCGGGCCCGACGCCTGGGACGGCAGCGAGACGATCCGGCGCGCGATCGAGATCCGGGAGGGGCGGATCCAGAACCTCCGGATCCTCTCCTTCCAGGGTCGTGCCGCGGCCTATCCGTACGCCGTCGTGTAG
- a CDS encoding winged helix-turn-helix transcriptional regulator — protein MKRPVGKSTCPMNMFLEVFGDPWTLLVLRDMLLVGKRRPVEFLDSAERISTSVLLDRLKRLEAADLVARVGSGERNQVRYIPTERAVDALPVLFEMALWSMEHEPRAQPLERVITRIRSDPADYIADIRAEVARETAAAER, from the coding sequence ATGAAACGTCCCGTGGGAAAGTCGACGTGCCCGATGAACATGTTCCTCGAGGTGTTCGGCGATCCGTGGACGCTGCTGGTGCTGCGCGACATGCTGCTGGTCGGCAAACGGCGCCCGGTGGAGTTCCTCGATTCGGCCGAACGGATCTCGACCAGCGTGCTGCTGGACCGGCTCAAGCGCCTCGAGGCCGCGGACCTGGTGGCGCGCGTCGGCAGCGGTGAGCGCAACCAGGTCCGCTACATCCCCACCGAGCGCGCCGTCGACGCGCTGCCGGTGCTGTTCGAGATGGCCCTGTGGAGCATGGAGCACGAGCCGCGGGCGCAGCCGCTCGAACGGGTCATCACCCGCATCCGCTCCGATCCCGCGGACTACATCGCAGACATCCGCGCCGAGGTCGCCCGCGAGACGGCCGCGGCGGAGCGTTAG
- a CDS encoding TerD family protein produces MTMQLTDRGGAAQYLKMAVGWDPVRRARFGSRSRDIDLNAAALLYADRTLVDAVYHEQLTSTDGAVRHHGDSTTGEGKGDNEVITIDLTRLGAHVDAIALLVTCYTGQSFPEIENAFCRLLDGATDRELTRYDLSAAGPVSGLLMGVLHRSGSAWEYRGRELPLNAKHPVEAVPAITAQLG; encoded by the coding sequence ATGACCATGCAACTGACGGACCGGGGCGGGGCGGCGCAGTACCTGAAGATGGCGGTCGGCTGGGACCCGGTGCGGCGCGCCCGCTTCGGCTCCCGCAGCCGCGACATCGACCTCAACGCCGCGGCCCTGCTCTACGCCGATCGGACGCTGGTGGACGCGGTCTACCACGAGCAACTCACCTCCACCGACGGCGCGGTGCGGCACCACGGCGACAGCACCACCGGCGAGGGCAAGGGCGACAACGAGGTCATCACCATCGACCTGACCCGCCTCGGCGCGCACGTCGACGCGATCGCGCTGCTGGTCACCTGCTACACCGGCCAGAGCTTCCCGGAGATCGAGAACGCCTTCTGCCGGCTGCTCGACGGCGCCACCGACCGCGAGCTGACCCGCTACGACCTGTCCGCCGCCGGTCCCGTCTCCGGCCTGCTGATGGGGGTGCTGCACCGGAGCGGCTCCGCGTGGGAGTACCGCGGGCGAGAGCTGCCGCTCAATGCCAAGCATCCGGTCGAGGCCGTGCCCGCGATCACCGCGCAGCTGGGTTGA
- a CDS encoding NRAMP family divalent metal transporter yields the protein MRKLLALTLGVLTAIGGFVDIGDIVASSTIGARYGLSLVWVLAIGIVSICAFAEMSGRVVAVSGRPVFDLVRERLGPRTAMLNLAASFLVTLLTLIAQIGGIALVIELASGIPYLVWIVPIGIGVWLIVWRVGFEHMERAFGLAGLTILVFAASLWWLDPDWGALAGQVLHPAPAADEPVPTYLFAAITLFAAAMTPYEVFFFSSGGAEEGWTVRDLRVQRINVMLGFPLGGALSLAIMAVAAVVLLPAGVEVETLGQAVLPVALALGVAGGAAALFGFFAATVGAALETGLSCGYMLAQYFGWSWGKARRPRQAARFHLVVAVSLLIAVLVVQTGLDPILITEYSLVFSAVALPLTYLPVLIVANDREYLGEHVNGKLSNGIGVLALVVVLVAALAAIPLMIATGMGA from the coding sequence GTGAGGAAACTGCTCGCGCTCACGCTCGGCGTGCTCACCGCCATCGGCGGCTTCGTCGATATCGGCGACATCGTCGCCAGCAGCACCATCGGCGCCCGCTACGGGCTGAGCCTGGTCTGGGTGCTGGCGATCGGGATCGTCTCGATCTGCGCGTTCGCGGAGATGTCCGGCCGGGTGGTGGCGGTGTCGGGGCGGCCGGTGTTCGACCTGGTCCGGGAGCGGCTGGGCCCGCGCACGGCCATGCTGAATCTGGCGGCTTCGTTCCTGGTCACGCTGCTCACCCTGATCGCGCAGATCGGCGGCATCGCGCTGGTGATCGAGCTGGCCAGCGGCATTCCGTACCTGGTGTGGATCGTGCCGATCGGCATCGGCGTGTGGCTGATCGTGTGGCGCGTCGGATTCGAGCACATGGAACGCGCGTTCGGGCTCGCGGGGCTGACGATCCTGGTCTTCGCGGCGTCGCTGTGGTGGCTCGACCCGGACTGGGGTGCGCTCGCCGGGCAGGTACTGCACCCGGCGCCCGCCGCGGACGAGCCGGTGCCGACCTACCTGTTCGCCGCGATCACACTGTTCGCCGCCGCCATGACGCCGTACGAGGTGTTCTTCTTCTCCTCCGGCGGCGCCGAGGAGGGCTGGACCGTGCGCGACCTGCGCGTACAGCGGATCAACGTGATGCTCGGGTTCCCGCTCGGCGGTGCGCTGTCGCTGGCGATCATGGCCGTCGCGGCGGTCGTGCTGCTGCCCGCCGGGGTCGAGGTGGAGACGCTGGGGCAGGCGGTGCTCCCGGTGGCGCTTGCGCTCGGCGTCGCCGGTGGCGCCGCCGCGCTGTTCGGCTTCTTCGCCGCCACCGTCGGCGCTGCCCTGGAAACCGGGTTGAGCTGCGGTTACATGCTCGCGCAGTACTTCGGCTGGTCCTGGGGGAAGGCGCGGAGGCCCCGGCAGGCGGCGCGGTTCCACCTGGTGGTCGCGGTGTCGCTGCTGATCGCCGTGCTGGTCGTGCAGACCGGGCTCGACCCGATCCTGATCACCGAGTACTCGCTGGTCTTCTCTGCGGTCGCGCTGCCCCTGACCTACCTTCCGGTGCTGATCGTGGCCAACGACCGGGAGTACCTGGGCGAGCACGTGAACGGCAAACTGAGCAATGGAATCGGCGTGCTCGCCCTTGTCGTAGTGCTGGTCGCCGCGCTGGCCGCGATACCGCTGATGATCGCGACGGGAATGGGCGCATGA